The following are encoded together in the Novipirellula artificiosorum genome:
- a CDS encoding WD40 repeat domain-containing protein: MRCSPIKQRALRRASRYVSLLITLITSSLSQAQPPITALEFAPSDDAVVVGSQAGLEVRQWPSLAESQKNAMGITQIHDLKFSPNGQYLLIVGGSPSEFGEWQIVLWPELTKVASSTAHDDVIYSAVWIRQDRFVTGAADNQLIEWQWSDGAVTQRRRLIGHSRRVLSVEYLADSKGIVSAGVDQSLRLWTVFETAAIDAARNNEAPPITLPIRTLDNHTGIVRDLATRPGDHAIPYLASASVDKTVRLWQPSIGRLVRFARLPAEPLSIAWSHDGERLAVACVDGKLRLLNPNTVEIEQELEAINGWAYEVLAAPDGSFLVGGTAGELIRVLPKSER; the protein is encoded by the coding sequence ATGAGATGTTCTCCGATCAAGCAACGCGCACTTCGGCGAGCATCGCGTTACGTCTCCCTTCTTATCACGCTGATCACGTCATCGCTTTCACAAGCTCAGCCCCCCATCACTGCATTGGAGTTCGCGCCGTCTGATGACGCGGTCGTCGTTGGATCTCAAGCGGGGCTTGAAGTCCGCCAATGGCCCTCCTTGGCAGAGAGCCAGAAAAACGCGATGGGGATCACGCAGATTCATGACTTGAAGTTCTCACCCAATGGTCAGTATCTATTGATCGTTGGTGGCTCACCCAGCGAGTTTGGAGAATGGCAAATCGTTTTGTGGCCGGAGCTCACCAAGGTTGCCTCGAGTACCGCTCATGACGACGTGATTTATTCTGCGGTTTGGATCAGGCAAGATCGGTTCGTGACGGGAGCCGCTGACAACCAACTCATCGAGTGGCAGTGGTCCGATGGGGCAGTCACACAACGGCGCCGACTCATCGGTCATTCCAGACGCGTATTGAGTGTTGAGTATCTTGCAGACAGCAAAGGGATTGTATCGGCAGGCGTGGATCAAAGCCTGCGACTTTGGACCGTTTTCGAAACGGCTGCGATTGACGCTGCGCGGAACAACGAAGCACCGCCCATCACGCTTCCCATCAGGACTCTCGACAACCACACTGGAATCGTTCGTGACCTTGCCACGCGACCGGGCGACCATGCGATTCCCTACTTGGCATCCGCCAGCGTCGACAAAACCGTGCGGCTGTGGCAACCGTCGATCGGTCGGCTTGTACGCTTTGCTCGCCTACCCGCCGAGCCGCTTTCGATTGCCTGGTCTCACGATGGCGAACGACTGGCGGTCGCTTGTGTCGATGGGAAACTTCGTCTGCTCAACCCAAATACGGTTGAAATCGAACAAGAGTTGGAGGCGATCAACGGCTGGGCCTACGAGGTGCTTGCGGCCCCGGATGGCAGCTTTCTTGTCGGCGGCACGGCTGGTGAGTTGATTCGAGTGCTCCCCAAATCAGAGCGATAG
- a CDS encoding YybH family protein: MKHTTVRAVAFVWLAVAGLVATSQDVTAKPEDGADNARAEIAAAAQSYLSAYNSRDVAKLVSHWSPDGVYISRTSGDQVVGREAMTEEFTSVFADGNAPKLTATTESIDFVSPNVAVEHGTATVTRSEGDLIETNYSIVYVKRDGVWLIDRVTEDEILVQSSHYEQLKNLEWLVGSWVDAGDDGVTIELNCQWTKNQNYLSRTYTVVNQQEVESTGLQIIGWDPKEKEVRSWLFDSNGGFIRGTWNQRGDRWIVQSVATLADGATGSFTSVFRPTEDGNYSWQKINQVVAGEILPNLDEVIVRRK, encoded by the coding sequence ATGAAGCACACTACTGTCAGAGCCGTTGCCTTTGTTTGGCTTGCTGTAGCAGGCCTCGTCGCGACGAGCCAAGATGTCACAGCGAAACCGGAGGACGGAGCGGATAACGCGAGGGCAGAGATTGCCGCAGCCGCTCAATCTTACCTGTCCGCCTATAATTCGCGTGATGTTGCAAAGTTGGTGTCTCATTGGTCGCCGGACGGTGTTTACATCAGCCGAACCAGTGGCGACCAAGTCGTAGGGCGTGAAGCGATGACGGAAGAGTTTACGTCCGTTTTTGCAGACGGGAACGCTCCGAAGTTGACCGCGACCACTGAGTCGATCGACTTTGTTTCGCCAAACGTCGCAGTAGAACACGGAACGGCAACGGTCACACGCAGCGAAGGCGATCTCATTGAAACAAACTACAGCATTGTGTACGTCAAACGAGACGGTGTCTGGCTGATCGATCGTGTCACCGAAGACGAGATCTTGGTACAGTCGTCCCATTACGAGCAGCTCAAGAATCTAGAGTGGCTCGTTGGGTCCTGGGTGGATGCAGGGGACGATGGCGTGACGATCGAATTGAATTGCCAGTGGACGAAAAACCAAAACTATCTCAGTCGTACGTATACGGTCGTCAATCAGCAGGAAGTCGAGTCGACCGGTCTACAGATCATCGGTTGGGATCCAAAGGAGAAGGAGGTTCGGAGTTGGCTGTTTGATTCCAACGGCGGTTTCATTCGCGGCACATGGAACCAGCGGGGCGACCGCTGGATCGTTCAATCGGTGGCAACGCTAGCGGATGGCGCGACGGGGTCCTTCACGAGCGTTTTTCGGCCGACCGAAGATGGGAACTATTCCTGGCAGAAGATCAACCAGGTGGTCGCCGGGGAGATTCTTCCTAATCTCGACGAAGTTATCGTTCGACGCAAATAG